A segment of the Nostoc sp. TCL26-01 genome:
ACAGTGAGCCAGAAGCCAAGGGGGCAACTATATGATCTGGTAGTTCCCATCCCAGTTGTTCTGCCACTTCAAACCCTAAAGTCTTGGAACCTTCCGAGTAGTAAGGCCGCAAGTTGATATTGACAAAACCCCAGCCGTATGTATTGGCGACTTCCGAACACAGGCGATTGACTTGATCGTAGTTGCCTTTCACCGCCATGAGTGTAGGACTGTAGATTAAGCTACCCAGGATTTTTCCAGCTTCTAAGTCAGCCGGGATGAACACACAACAGTCTAGACCGGCATTAGCTGCGATCGCTGCTGTGGAGTTTGCCAAGTTACCGGTGCTAGCACAAGATACTGTAGTGAAACCCAACTCACGCGCACGAGAAAGAGCAACGGACACCACCCGATCCTTGAAACTCAGGGTGGGCATATTGACGGCATCATTTTTAATATAAAGCTTGTTTAGACCCAGGCGACGGGCAAGACGATGGGAACGTACCAGGGGAGTCATACCTGTTCCCACATCTATAACATTGTCAGTTGCGACGGGCAAAAAGGGACGGTAACGCCAAATTGAATTAGGGCCAGCTTGAATTTTTTCACGGGTGACAGACAGACGCAAGGCACTATAGTCATACTTCACTTCCAATGGGCCAAAACAGAACTCACACACATGAGAGGCTTTGAGTTCGTATTCTGCACCACATTCTTTACACTGCAAAGATTTGAGAATGTTGGTGTTTGCTTGGGTTGGTGTGGATGTGGCCTGAGTCATAAACTAGCTTTCCCTGTTTGTCCGTCAACTGCGAATGATAGTAGCACGGGTAAAAACACTAGTCAAACATACCCGACTAAAATTGTCGGCTTTAAATCCATAAGTTATTTGCTTGCAGCTAGAGTATATATAAATACTATTAATTGTGTAATTAAAACTAGATATACGGATTAGTCGGCATTAATTTTCGGAAATTAACTAGACAAAATATACTCTTGTGTAATAACAGACTTTTATTGTCCGTACTTACTTAAATAAAATTACGCAAATAATTTTTTGCTAAAAATCTTAATACTCGTATTTCAACTGTTTCGAGATGCCATGTCTTTGATTTAAGGTTCTAGTGTTGAGACATCATATTATTTCTTGTAATCAATTTGACATCAGTAAATAAAACTGAATATCTCAAAAACTGATTACACAAAATACTGTTTTTATATTGTTCGCAAGCGTTATTCCAAACTGATTTAGATTGTTTTGGAATAATTTTGTTGTCTGAAAAATAATTGCCAGATAAATCGATATTTTTAAAAAATTATAGATATATTGTGCATTTATTTTTACCGGAGATACTCAGCAGTACCCTACTAAAAAACTACATCTCTAGAATGAATTTTCAGATTAAAACCAACAAAACTCGTAAGTCTAGACTGTATGGTGCTTTAATCACAACAGCATTTTTAACTAACGGTCTTTTCCCATTCATCACTCCTGTATTAGCTCAAACTGCACCAACTGCTGCTAATACACCTATAAATAACCAAGCAACAGCCACTTACGAAGATCCAAACAATCCCGCAGATCCAAATAATCCAAATGATCCTAAAAGAATCACGACTACTTCCAACACAGTTACCGTCACAATCGCTGAAGTAGCGGGTATCTTGGTACAAGCTGGGACAGTGAACGATGTTAATGGTGGTACAGTCCAAGTCGGTGATGCACTGGAATATAACTTCACTGTCACCAACATAGGGAACGATCCTACACGCTTCAAAATACCGGAAGCAGTCACTATCACAGGTAACGGAACCTTAGTTGCTAACAGCTTAGAATATCAACAACCTGGTACTACTACTTGGTTACCAGTTCCCAGTGGCGGGGTAACGACAAACTCTGTCCCTGTCAATGGTGTTGTACCTGTGCGAGTCAGAGTTACTGTTAATTCTGGTGCTGCCAGTGGTGATAATATCTCAGTTACCTTGGGTCAAACAACTCCGGCTAACACTGCCAGCAACTCTCCCCGCAACGATGCTGCATCAAGCAATGATAATCTTGATGTCTACACTGTTGACAACATTAATGGCTCACCAAATGAAGTTGATGGTACACCTGCTAACCTAGTGGTAGAAGGTAGTGCAACAGCGACAAAAACCGTTGATCCAAAGTCCTATTCTCTAGCCACCTTACTGAAAACTCGTGGTGTTTACAACAATAACAATACAGCCGGGGATATTACAGATGATACTGTATCCTACAATTTGAGTTTACGAGTTGAACCCACCGATGTCACAGGAAAAGGTATCGTTCCCGCACCTCTAGCCGGCTCTACCGTACCTGGGCTTACTGGCTCGTATATTTTAGTATCTGATGCCATTCCTACAGGAACCCAACTAGCAGCAGCACCGACTGCACCTAGCGGTTGGACAGTAGTTTACTCCACAACTGCTGTCACCACAACTGCTAACGCTGCCACTTGGACAACTAGCCAACCAGGAGACTTAACTACAGTTACGCGGATTGGTTTTGTTAAACTCACAACTGACGGTGATACTAGTACTTATCTACCTTTAACTACTGGTGCAGTCCAACCGACCCAATTCGCTATCCAGTTAAAAGTTAAAACAGGACAAACCGCGCCTCTCACCATCGCCAACATCGCTCAAGTATTTGGTAAAACACCAACGACAAACGCTCCTGTAATTGATGAATCAGGTGATCAAAATCCCAGCAACTTTGATGGGAATACAGGAAATATGACACCTCCCCCAACAACAGACACCAATGGGGATAATGTACCTGATCAATTACCTACTACTGTGGATGATGGTTTTATCAACAACCCAGGAACACCAGAAACAGGTGTTGATACTAATGGTGACAACACTGGTGCAGGCACAGGTGGTGAGGCTAACACCTTTACAATCAATACAGCCTCAGTATTGAACGGGCCAAATGGTGTACCGAATGCCGTGGGGCCGACAAATAATAATGATGACTTTACTAATAAGTCTACTGCTGTACCGGCTGGCACGACTCCTGGTTCCACATTTGACCCAGGAGTAGTCACGTTTACCAACACCGTTAGAAATGATAGTACTCAAGCGAGCAATATTTCTCTAGTACCCACACCACCTGCTCCCACTGGTGATTTACCCAATGGTACAGAGGTGACAATCACTTATAATGCTCAGTCCATAACTTACGTTTGGAATGGGACAGTTTTCCAATACAAAGACCCTGGTACTAATGCTCTCAGCGCCATAGATCAGGTAACAAAATACATTACTATCCCCAATATTGCAGCAGGTACAGATGTGTCATACACCGTAGCTGTTAATTTACCAGGCACTACACCTTTATCTACAGATATCAATAGAGGCTTCCCAGTACCAGTTACCGCTTTTGTGGATGATGCTACGCCTGGATTGGGTACAGAAACTGTGAGGAATACAACTATAGATCGTGTATATACTGGGTTCTTGAAATTAGTCAAATTCTCAGCTATTGAACAAGGAACAGGGCCAGCCGTTGGTACAGGTCAAGAGAATTTTGCCAGTACACCTGCTGCTCCAGGTGGTGTTGACCCTGATCCTAATACTCCTGATGTGGATAGAAAACCTGCACCGGGAAATATTATTGTTTATCAAATCCGCTACAAGAATATTTCTGAACCATCTGTGGGTACAGGTAACGTAATTTTGAACGCGGCTAATGTGGTGATTACGGAAGACGGGACTGCTAGTCCTAGCAACTGGGCGAAAGATAATGATGGTAATAATGTGATTGATACCAGTCATGTTAGCGGTTCATCTGTGGATTCTGGCAGTTCAACAATTACATTCTTTAGTGGTAATCCGGCTAATACTCTTCTTAGTGGTGAGCAGACTGGTACTACAGTGAGTACTGATGTCACTAAATATATAGACACTGTTACTGGTCAAGTTGCGCCGGGTGTGCAGAGAACCTTTACCTTTAAGCGCAAAGTTAACTAAAACTTTTTTACCCTCTCCATTGTTGGAGGGGGTATTAGTTTCTCTAAACGGGGAAAGATAAGTCATATCAATTCAAAATTTGAGGTGATTAAGAAATGAAGAGTGTTGTTATTGTTACCGTAGGAGTCTTGGCGATCGCTGCTACTAGTTATGTACCAGGGGTTGTTTCTGGCAGGGCTGTTGCTCAGAATAATCGTAGTCAACCACAATTGCAATTGCGTCTAGAAGCGGAAAAACAAGTCTTACAAAAAGATAATCAGGGTAAGCAAAAGGTTTCATGGCAAGCACTGACAGGTAAAGCAGTAGTCAAACCAGGTGATGTATTAAGGTATACATTGAATGGAGAAAATAAGAGCGATCGCCCAATTAATAATCTCGTACTCAATCAACCCATCCCCAAAGGAATGGTTTATGTATTGAAATCTGCCAACACTACAAACCAAAACAGTAAGATTACTTATAGCATCGACGGCGGACGTAGTTTTGCAGAAAATCCCACCGTTAAAGTTACTCTCCCCAATGGCACAGTTGATATTAAACCAGCACCAGCTAACGCTTATACTCACATTCGCTTACAACTTCCATCACTAGCAGCGAAGACGATAGTTAAGGCGACATATCAAACTCAGATTCGTTAGCAGCTAGAGAAGAGAGTTTTTTCTATGATTGGTTGACTAGTTTTGTGCTGTTTTTGGGAAAAATTTACCTAGTAGTCAGCCTTTATTCATTTTCATAACAAGTGTGTTCCTCAATAGAGGAATTATTTTTAATTCATTTAACTGCTCATTACTTATCACTTTTACATAAATGCTGCTTTTACATAAATCAGGGTATTTCCGAGGAGATAATTTCTGTGACTCTTCCTCGTAAACAAAAACAAATTAATTTTGGTAATAACTGGTATAAACAGCTAACAGCAACTGTTCTCTTGGGCAGTTTTTTACAAACTACTGTATCCATGCCAGCAACAGCACAAGCTGTCAATATTGTAAATCAAGCTAACTATACTTATAAAGATTCTACTAGCGACAATCAATATCAGGGAACCAGTAGTCAAATTAATCTCAATCCTAATCCTTTGGTTGACCCACTAGGTAGGATTTTAGGTTGTGCTGGTGCGCTGTTACCAGACTATACAGGGTTTTCTGTTGGTGTGTATGAACCTAATCCGAATGATCCAACTGGCACAGAATTAGGGGGATTAGTTTCTTTAACACGGACGGAATTACCTGATATTCCTAACAATAATATTCCCGGTGGTAAAAGTCCTAATACTGAGAATAGTAACCCATATTTCATTACAAATAATCCGGCTGGTGTTTATAATTTTCTCCTTGACCCAAATAGAGGTCAAACTAATCCGGGTAAAATATACATTTTTGTAGTCAATCCTCCGGCGAATTCTGTTTATCAACAACGACGGATTAAGATTGAGATTCTCAATAGCACAGATAATAATCTCGTGCGTTATCTGGCTACTTCTTTAGATGGTCAACCAATCAGTACGAAAGGGGAAACTAGAATAGAGGGTACTGTAGTTTTAGTCCCGAATGCAGAAGTAGTGGGACTGGATTTACTAGCATTTGAATTTACTACGAATATGTGTCAAGCAAATCAGGTGCAGATTGTCAAAACAGGCGATCGCGCGGCGGCTGAACCTGGAGATACAGTTATCTATCGCTTGTCGGTAAAAAATTTATCAGATGTTGCCTTAAATAATGTGGTTATCACTGATAATCTTCCCTTGGGCTTTAACTTGATTCCTAAGTCTGTACGAGGGGAAATAAACGGTCAAGCAGTAGCGATTACACCAGCGAATAACGGCAACACAATTACCTTCCCTACAGGTGTGAATCTTCCTGTCGGGCAAGTGCTGACACTAGTTTATGCAGCTCAACTTACCCCTGATTCTCTGCGGGGAACTGGTCGCAATAGTGCGATCGTTAATGCGGAACGCTCTGATAATCGATTTAGTACCAAAGACGGCCCAGCAACCCACCAACTAAGAATTGGTCAAGGTATAGTTTCTGACTGTGGCACAATTATCGGTCGCGTGTTTATTGACAAAAACTTTGATGGTGAACAGCAAACAGGTGAACCAGGAATACCCAATGCAGTCATTTTCTTAGAAGACGGGAACCGCATCACCACTGATCCCAAAGGTTTGTTCTCCCTAGCCAATGTCTTACCAGGAAGCCACGCAGGAGTATTAGACCTGACTAGCGTCCCTGGTTACAAACTAGCTCCCAATAAGAAATTCCGCGAACGCAATAGCCAATCTCGCCTAGTGCGCCTAGAACCTGGGGGGTTGGTACGGATGAATTTTGCAGTCACTCCCATCTCAGAGGAGGTAGTTAAGCCATGAGAACCTTAAACATTCTAAATCTGAGATTGATCAGAGCGATCGCTGGAACATTAATCTGCGTTTTATATCCAGCTAGCGTTCATGCTGAGGTGAAAGAAAACTCCTCAAATATCACGCCTACAAGGAGAGAGGCTGCTTCTTTCCCAGACCATAATCTATCAACTGACCAACTCCTTGCAACAACTCCATCTGCGACTCCCATCCCACCTTTTTCGCTAGCAGATGAGATGACATTACCCAGAGGGTTGAGTAGAGTTGCCGAATTACCGCCAACGGAAACACCAGTAGCAACAGATAAGGGCGATGAACGCAGGGAAACAACTTCTTCTGTCTCCACAACCATAAAAATTTTGACCCCCACGGCTAACAGTGTTATCGATATCCCTGCAACTGAGGCGACAGTACAATTTCCGGCTGGTAGTCAAGTGGAACTGCGGGTAAATGGAGTTTTGGTAGATTCTGCCTTGGTGGGAAAAACTGAAACTGATGCTAACACTAACCTAGTAACGCAGACATGGTATGG
Coding sequences within it:
- a CDS encoding DUF11 domain-containing protein, whose product is MKSVVIVTVGVLAIAATSYVPGVVSGRAVAQNNRSQPQLQLRLEAEKQVLQKDNQGKQKVSWQALTGKAVVKPGDVLRYTLNGENKSDRPINNLVLNQPIPKGMVYVLKSANTTNQNSKITYSIDGGRSFAENPTVKVTLPNGTVDIKPAPANAYTHIRLQLPSLAAKTIVKATYQTQIR
- the thrC gene encoding threonine synthase; protein product: MTQATSTPTQANTNILKSLQCKECGAEYELKASHVCEFCFGPLEVKYDYSALRLSVTREKIQAGPNSIWRYRPFLPVATDNVIDVGTGMTPLVRSHRLARRLGLNKLYIKNDAVNMPTLSFKDRVVSVALSRARELGFTTVSCASTGNLANSTAAIAANAGLDCCVFIPADLEAGKILGSLIYSPTLMAVKGNYDQVNRLCSEVANTYGWGFVNINLRPYYSEGSKTLGFEVAEQLGWELPDHIVAPLASGSLFTKIYKGFKEFTEVGLVEGKNVRFSGAQAEGCSPIAQAFREDRDFIKPVKPNTIAKSIAIGNPADGVYAVEIAKKTGGNIESVNDAEIIEGIKLLAETEGIFTETAGGTTVAVLKKLVEAGKIDPDETTVVYITGNGLKTQEAVQGYIGEPLTIDAKLDSFERALERSRTLDRLEWQQVLV